The Oscillospiraceae bacterium genome contains the following window.
AGATGGCCAGCAAGGTTAGAATCAGCAAAAACGGAATCGTTGTAAACCACAGAAACTGCATTGTTGAGTAAAAAGCGGTAAGGCTGTCACGCAGTGAATCGGAAGTGACACGAATCTCATAGGTCAGTGGAAATGTGCCGCTATCGCTTGTATATACGCCTGTGGTGCTTGTTGACGCTGGTGAGTCTTGTAGCGAAAGCAAAATCTTCCCGTTATCACGGCTCTTAATATAAAAATCAATACCGCTGTTCAACGATACCACGGAATTCAGCTGGTCGTTGTTTTGTACGCTGACAGAGAAAAAAATCAAAACCGGGTCGAAACTGCGCCCCATCTTCGTGCAGTAGCCCACAAGCATTTGCCCATCAATATGATTGCTTATACATCGGTTATCTCTTTATATATGTGGGGGATTACAGATCCTTCAAATTTGAATATCTTAGGGTCTATTTCGTCAAACATTCCCCAGTGAATAGGAACAGCCTTTCTGGCACCGATTCTCTCTGCAAAATCCTTTGCATCACGTGCATATTCCAAGAGTTGTTAAATCCATCGGTGGTAGAAGCTTCATAGCCGATGTAGTTGCCATACCACCAAGAGTCTTTACCGTCAATGATGATACCGTATTCCTTCTTGGCAGGATTGGTCAGGGTCCGGCAGTATTCCACGTACTCATCCCAGGTTTCGGGAGGAGTGGGCTCACCATTCTCGTCTACCAAACCAGCCGCACGGAACATATCCCTGTTGTAGACCATACCGTAGGTGGTAGTTGTACTGTAAACGGAATAGGTCTTGCCGCCGATGATGGTCTGCGTGGGAATTCCATAATGGCCGTACTTTTCAATGATTGCTTCTGTTCCCGGAATATCTTCCATAGCGCACACTTCATTGCGCTGCACTCTTGCATTGTAATTCAGCTCATAAAAAATATCCGGCTCAGTTCCGGTTTCGTAAGCGACCGTCAGCTTATCGCTCATACCGTCTTGAAAAACATATTCAATCTGAACATTCAGTTTTTTGCCGATGGACTCATTCCACGCTGCAACCTTCTCCGTTAAAAACGCCTTCTGGTGGGCATTGCCGTCCCATATGGTAATGACAGTGGGATCTCCGGAAGAGGTGGATGGCTCCGTAGTAGTCTTTGTGGTCTGCTGAGGGTCGCTGTTCGAAGGCTGCTCGGTTGTGTCGGATGGCTGTGTTCTGCTACAACCGCTTAGACAGGCGAGTATCATGACGATACTCAGAATCAGTGCTAAGATTTTCTTACTCATTTTGTCTCTCCTTGTTTTAGTTTTTTTAATACAGCATATCCAGTGATCACCATATTGCTGTGGTTTAAAATTAGGATAGCACGTGCTGTTCCTAATTTCTACTCCCAAGTTTTGTAGACATTTCCAGTTTTGAGCCATTTCTCAACAAATTTCTAAATAAATTCCATAAAAAAGATTGACTTATCAGATGCTGCGTGTTACGATACCGGGTATGATAGCGTTTTAGAGGGGAGCGATATAAGACGTTTATATTTTCATTGGCCTTACTTCTGATTACTAGCCTATTTTTGATCATCAATCATAAGAAGCAACGGTGTACAAGGGGCTACAAGCAGTATAAAGAAACAAGTGGTTTGATAGAGTGGAAAGAGTGTCAGATTTTCCACTCTATCTTTACATAGTCGCTGGTTGCGCTGATTGAAGAAATCAGGCCGTCAGCGGCTTTTCGTTTGTCCTCAAAGCTGATATTCTCCCAATCGTCCAGATACCCGGCCAGCAATTCAATCTGCTGGGAGGACAGCGTTTCAACGGACAAGTCAGCTATCGCCTTGGACAGCGTTTTGCGGCGGTTGTCCAAATCCTCGATTTTCTTGTTGGCGTAGGCCAGCAAGGTGGCGTTGGCCCCGGTCAGCGTATCAAGCAGTTTTTCAATCTCGGCCTCTACCTGTGCAAGCTCCACCTGATAGGCGGTGATTTTCGGGTTTGCCTTTTCCTCGCCGCCCCGCAGTAGCTTGAACTCCCGGAACTTTTCTCCCATGGCGGTAAAAATGAACTGTTCAAACTCCGTCTTGCGGAGAGTGCCGCACCCCGGACAGCCCTTGTGGTCGGCCCGCTTGGAACAGCGGAGATATTCATAACCAGAGGGATTGTGGGTCGTTTTGAGTGCATACCCGCATTTCCCGCATTTGATTTTCCCGGCCAGCCAAGT
Protein-coding sequences here:
- a CDS encoding extracellular solute-binding protein encodes the protein MSKKILALILSIVMILACLSGCSRTQPSDTTEQPSNSDPQQTTKTTTEPSTSSGDPTVITIWDGNAHQKAFLTEKVAAWNESIGKKLNVQIEYVFQDGMSDKLTVAYETGTEPDIFYELNYNARVQRNEVCAMEDIPGTEAIIEKYGHYGIPTQTIIGGKTYSVYSTTTTYGMVYNRDMFRAAGLVDENGEPTPPETWDEYVEYCRTLTNPAKKEYGIIIDGKDSWWYGNYIGYEASTTDGFNNSWNMHVMQRILQRESVPERLFLFTGECLTK